A genomic segment from Nitratiruptor sp. YY08-10 encodes:
- a CDS encoding DUF167 family protein, whose protein sequence is MWYKIEDDQVHLFIKAQPNASKNKIAGILGDSLKIAIKAPAVEGAANKELVKFLSKTFKVAKSDIVFASGETSKRKHIVMPYNKKIDDFIKELTQ, encoded by the coding sequence GTGTGGTATAAGATAGAAGATGATCAGGTTCATCTGTTTATTAAAGCGCAGCCAAATGCTTCAAAAAACAAAATTGCAGGAATTTTGGGAGATTCCCTCAAAATTGCCATAAAAGCACCGGCAGTAGAGGGGGCTGCAAACAAAGAGCTTGTGAAGTTTTTAAGTAAAACATTTAAAGTAGCAAAGAGCGATATCGTTTTTGCAAGTGGTGAAACGAGTAAGCGAAAGCATATTGTAATGCCATATAATAAAAAAATAGACGATTTTATAAAAGAACTGACTCAATGA
- a CDS encoding KH domain-containing protein — MVQDFIREYAKLLANHPEDIEVVVDQVNETYAQITIYANKADAGKIIGKEGKMIGAIKTVISGCKAKDGVSYKVNVQPKE; from the coding sequence ATGGTACAAGATTTTATTCGGGAGTATGCCAAGCTCTTGGCAAACCATCCCGAGGATATAGAAGTGGTTGTAGATCAGGTAAACGAAACATATGCCCAGATTACTATCTATGCCAATAAAGCCGATGCCGGTAAAATTATCGGGAAAGAGGGCAAAATGATCGGTGCCATCAAAACGGTAATATCCGGCTGCAAAGCAAAAGATGGAGTAAGCTACAAAGTCAACGTTCAACCCAAGGAGTAA
- the gmk gene encoding guanylate kinase, producing MFQKGALLVISGPSGAGKSTLIKTILEHIPDVYFSISTTTRPKRPSEVDGKDYYFVSKEEFEKEIELGMFLEWANVHGNYYGTSLRPVKHAVEEGKLVLFDIDVQGFDSIKKSQFSSLVTSVFVTTPTMKELRSRLESRGTDDEATIQKRLQNALKEMEWMPQFDFILINEELEQSKEHILAIAKAARLRRDKEEIEAFIEQWRKTD from the coding sequence ATGTTTCAAAAAGGTGCATTGCTCGTTATTTCGGGTCCAAGTGGAGCAGGAAAAAGTACGCTTATCAAAACGATTCTAGAGCATATTCCAGATGTCTATTTTAGTATTTCCACTACAACGAGGCCCAAACGGCCAAGTGAAGTGGATGGGAAAGACTACTATTTTGTCTCGAAAGAGGAGTTTGAAAAAGAGATAGAACTCGGCATGTTTTTGGAATGGGCCAATGTGCACGGCAACTACTACGGTACCTCTTTGCGACCCGTAAAACATGCGGTAGAAGAGGGAAAACTTGTTCTTTTTGATATCGACGTCCAAGGATTTGATTCGATCAAAAAAAGCCAATTTTCTTCTTTGGTGACATCGGTGTTTGTGACGACGCCTACAATGAAAGAACTTCGCTCTCGTCTTGAATCTCGAGGGACAGATGATGAAGCGACGATACAAAAACGTTTGCAAAACGCTCTCAAAGAGATGGAGTGGATGCCTCAATTTGATTTTATCTTGATCAATGAAGAGTTAGAACAATCCAAAGAGCACATTTTGGCTATTGCAAAAGCAGCCAGACTCAGGCGGGACAAAGAGGAGATTGAGGCCTTTATCGAGCAGTGGAGAAAAACTGATTAG
- a CDS encoding zinc ribbon domain-containing protein, with the protein MEQYIKQLVQLSKIDKAIDDFGPKIEAVKDRLKQVEDEKNQIETAIASIDEEIKECELKKRKNELHLKELSEKLEELEKKSTQVKTEKELKAIQLEEDIAKEQINFANEEIARLENVCETKEEEKASLQEQLKEVEERLVKVKEEVDAELVELEKEQQALFEQKSELVSKIPQQILVFYEKIRRWAGNTAVVPVRKQACMGCFMKINDKTYASVIKGEEITSCPHCGRILYLEEEEE; encoded by the coding sequence ATGGAACAATACATAAAGCAGCTTGTGCAGCTTTCGAAGATCGATAAAGCGATCGATGATTTCGGACCAAAAATAGAAGCGGTCAAAGATAGACTTAAACAAGTCGAAGATGAGAAAAATCAGATTGAAACCGCAATCGCATCAATAGATGAAGAGATCAAAGAGTGTGAGCTCAAAAAGAGAAAAAATGAGTTGCATCTAAAAGAACTGAGTGAAAAACTGGAAGAATTAGAGAAAAAGAGTACTCAGGTAAAAACAGAAAAAGAGCTTAAAGCGATCCAGCTGGAAGAGGATATTGCAAAAGAGCAGATCAACTTTGCCAATGAAGAGATCGCAAGACTTGAGAATGTTTGTGAAACAAAAGAGGAAGAAAAAGCCTCTTTACAAGAGCAGCTTAAAGAGGTTGAAGAGCGCCTTGTAAAAGTAAAAGAAGAAGTGGATGCAGAGCTTGTAGAACTGGAAAAAGAGCAGCAGGCTCTTTTTGAACAAAAAAGTGAACTCGTTTCCAAAATCCCTCAGCAGATTCTTGTTTTTTATGAAAAAATCAGACGATGGGCTGGTAATACGGCAGTGGTTCCGGTACGCAAACAGGCATGTATGGGCTGCTTTATGAAAATAAACGACAAAACTTATGCCAGTGTTATCAAAGGTGAAGAGATTACCAGCTGTCCACATTGTGGAAGAATTTTGTATTTAGAAGAGGAAGAAGAGTAA
- the rsfS gene encoding ribosome silencing factor: MGIEKRAKRIKEVIEDKKGENVEIIDTSKGDYFVDRVIVGTSLSDRHTAALLDHLKEKLKPEGEEFLKVQEGEEWIVIDLGDILIHLMTDAYRQKYRIEDFLKELMSGKNE; this comes from the coding sequence GTGGGAATTGAAAAAAGAGCGAAACGTATTAAAGAGGTGATCGAAGATAAAAAAGGAGAGAATGTCGAGATTATCGATACTTCCAAAGGGGACTACTTCGTCGATCGGGTGATTGTGGGAACCTCTCTAAGCGACAGACACACTGCAGCTCTTCTGGATCACCTCAAAGAGAAGCTCAAACCCGAAGGTGAGGAGTTTTTGAAGGTGCAAGAGGGGGAAGAGTGGATTGTAATTGATTTAGGAGATATCCTCATTCATCTTATGACCGATGCGTATAGGCAAAAATATCGCATTGAAGATTTTTTAAAAGAGCTTATGAGCGGT
- a CDS encoding RluA family pseudouridine synthase: protein MKEKAYKVLAEQLGISNKKAKELIDRGLVYVGDKKVVIARGLIDTDTKFRVKRIEKPEILFEDEKILAINKPAHITSEEIKEDSGYELLHRLDKETSGVLLLVKDEAFRKKAIEEFRKNRVYKEYVAWVEGIVAEPYEIDYPILTIKKNGKAKSRLSASKGKPAKTYIEPLEIHGKKSKVKAVIETGRTHQIRVHLARTDHPILGDTLYGGKPWKRMMLHAKRIKLLDYEFEAPEPKDFDIQ from the coding sequence ATGAAAGAGAAAGCCTATAAGGTCTTGGCCGAGCAGCTTGGTATTTCGAATAAAAAAGCAAAAGAGCTTATCGATCGAGGCCTTGTATATGTGGGAGATAAAAAGGTTGTTATCGCAAGAGGCCTTATCGATACCGATACAAAGTTTCGTGTTAAAAGAATAGAAAAACCGGAAATTTTGTTTGAAGATGAGAAAATTTTGGCTATCAACAAGCCTGCCCACATCACAAGCGAAGAGATCAAAGAGGATAGCGGATATGAGTTGTTGCATCGCCTTGATAAAGAGACTAGTGGAGTGCTTTTGCTAGTAAAAGATGAAGCTTTTCGAAAAAAAGCGATCGAAGAGTTTCGCAAAAACAGAGTCTATAAAGAGTATGTTGCATGGGTAGAAGGTATTGTCGCAGAACCGTATGAGATTGACTATCCGATACTAACCATTAAAAAAAATGGCAAGGCAAAATCAAGACTCTCTGCCTCCAAAGGAAAACCTGCAAAAACATATATAGAACCATTGGAAATTCATGGCAAAAAAAGCAAAGTCAAAGCGGTTATTGAAACTGGAAGAACGCATCAGATTCGCGTGCATTTAGCAAGGACTGATCATCCTATTTTGGGAGACACCCTCTATGGTGGAAAACCATGGAAAAGAATGATGCTTCATGCAAAGCGGATAAAGCTTCTTGATTATGAGTTTGAAGCGCCTGAACCGAAAGATTTTGATATCCAATAA
- the trmD gene encoding tRNA (guanosine(37)-N1)-methyltransferase TrmD, whose translation MKITYLTLFPNLMRCYFEDSILKRALEKKLFEIEFIDYRAFSHDKHKKVDRYKIGGGAGMLLEPRPIADALESVKNEESWVIFTTPVAKRFTQKDAKRLAQKKHIVFVNGRYEGFDERLIEIYADEVFSIGDFILTGGELASLVMSDAIVRNIPGVLGNSASLEEESFEGDLLEAPSFTKPDVFKGKAVIKEFLKGNHSKISALKYQLARLRTKYYRPDKRIEDEK comes from the coding sequence ATGAAGATTACCTATCTTACACTTTTCCCGAATCTTATGCGTTGCTATTTTGAAGATTCCATTTTAAAGCGGGCTTTAGAAAAAAAGCTTTTTGAAATAGAATTTATCGATTATAGAGCATTTAGCCATGATAAACATAAAAAAGTGGATCGTTATAAAATAGGTGGTGGTGCGGGAATGCTGCTTGAGCCCCGACCCATTGCCGATGCTTTGGAATCTGTTAAGAATGAAGAGAGTTGGGTTATCTTTACTACTCCCGTAGCCAAAAGATTTACCCAAAAAGATGCAAAGCGGCTGGCGCAAAAAAAACATATCGTTTTTGTCAATGGGCGGTATGAAGGATTTGATGAGCGGCTTATCGAAATTTATGCGGATGAGGTTTTTAGTATCGGTGATTTTATACTGACCGGTGGTGAGCTGGCTTCTTTGGTGATGAGTGATGCGATAGTCCGCAATATCCCTGGAGTCCTGGGCAATAGTGCATCTTTGGAAGAGGAGAGCTTTGAGGGGGATCTTTTGGAAGCGCCTTCGTTCACGAAGCCAGATGTTTTCAAAGGTAAAGCAGTCATTAAAGAGTTTTTAAAGGGAAACCATAGTAAAATTAGCGCCTTAAAATACCAGTTGGCACGTCTGAGAACGAAATACTACAGACCCGATAAAAGGATAGAGGATGAGAAATAG
- a CDS encoding twin-arginine translocase TatA/TatE family subunit, with the protein MGMPSMPELLIILLIVVLLFGAKKIPELAKGLGSGIKNFKKAMKEDDEEIVTENKKEIEEKTTASATKTTADQDTTKA; encoded by the coding sequence ATGGGTATGCCAAGTATGCCGGAACTTCTGATCATATTGTTGATCGTTGTACTACTGTTTGGAGCAAAAAAGATTCCAGAACTGGCAAAAGGGTTGGGAAGCGGAATCAAAAATTTCAAAAAAGCGATGAAAGAGGATGACGAGGAGATCGTTACAGAGAATAAAAAAGAGATTGAAGAGAAAACTACTGCTTCTGCTACAAAAACGACCGCAGATCAAGACACTACAAAAGCATAA
- the ffh gene encoding signal recognition particle protein yields the protein MFETLSNSFTSAIKKIRFKDDEKALKKALTELKKSLLKSDVHHKVVKELLQKVELDTKAAGIGRDTFLQALQKNLTEILTAPGGKQGFVYASKPPTVVLMTGLQGSGKTTTSGKLANYLKLRGKKVLLVAADLQRLAAVEQLRQIASQIEVDFFGEDDQKDPVQVVQDALKLAREKLYDVVIIDTAGRLAIDEALMEELKKVKEAAHPDEVFYVADSLTGQDAVRSAAKFNEDIGITGVILTKYDGDAKGGVALSLAHQIGVPLRFIGTGEKMPDLEVFIPERITNRLMGAGDIESLAEKTAAVIDEKQAKKISKKIAKGKFNFEDFLEQLESIKKMGSLKSLISMIPGMGNMAKAIKDLDLENSKEIKKIKAMINSMTPKERKDPDLILKNNSRKKRIAQGAGLSPQEVNKILKQFNNAAKFAKKFAGKKGMQDIQNMMKQMGSGGMPPIR from the coding sequence TTGTTTGAAACGCTTTCAAACTCGTTTACCAGTGCCATCAAAAAGATACGTTTTAAAGATGATGAGAAAGCACTGAAAAAAGCGCTTACTGAGCTGAAAAAGAGCTTACTGAAATCCGATGTGCACCATAAAGTCGTCAAAGAGTTGTTGCAAAAAGTCGAACTCGATACAAAAGCGGCTGGGATTGGGCGAGATACCTTTTTGCAAGCGCTTCAAAAAAATCTAACTGAAATTCTCACAGCACCTGGTGGAAAACAGGGGTTTGTCTATGCATCAAAACCGCCAACTGTTGTTTTGATGACAGGGCTTCAAGGAAGTGGGAAGACCACGACTTCCGGAAAGCTTGCAAACTATCTCAAACTTCGTGGGAAAAAAGTTCTTTTGGTGGCTGCAGATTTGCAACGGCTTGCAGCTGTGGAGCAGCTTCGACAGATTGCATCCCAGATTGAAGTGGATTTTTTTGGTGAAGATGACCAGAAAGATCCGGTTCAAGTTGTTCAGGATGCTTTGAAGCTGGCACGCGAAAAACTCTATGATGTCGTTATCATCGACACTGCCGGTCGTCTTGCGATCGATGAAGCGCTCATGGAGGAGCTTAAAAAGGTTAAAGAAGCGGCTCATCCTGATGAGGTCTTTTATGTAGCAGACTCATTAACGGGGCAAGATGCCGTTCGAAGTGCAGCAAAATTCAATGAAGACATTGGTATAACCGGTGTTATTTTGACCAAGTATGATGGGGATGCAAAAGGTGGCGTAGCACTTTCACTTGCCCATCAAATTGGCGTACCTCTACGATTTATCGGGACTGGCGAGAAGATGCCAGACTTGGAAGTGTTCATTCCTGAACGTATCACAAATCGATTGATGGGGGCCGGCGACATCGAATCTTTGGCAGAAAAAACTGCCGCCGTTATCGATGAGAAACAGGCGAAAAAGATCAGTAAAAAGATCGCAAAAGGGAAGTTCAATTTCGAAGATTTCCTTGAGCAGCTAGAATCGATTAAAAAGATGGGAAGTCTCAAAAGCCTTATCTCAATGATCCCCGGCATGGGGAATATGGCAAAAGCCATTAAAGATTTGGATCTTGAAAACTCAAAAGAGATCAAAAAGATCAAAGCGATGATCAACTCCATGACCCCAAAAGAGCGTAAAGATCCAGATCTCATTTTGAAAAACAACTCAAGAAAAAAACGAATTGCCCAAGGAGCAGGATTAAGTCCGCAAGAAGTGAACAAAATCTTGAAACAGTTCAACAACGCAGCGAAATTTGCCAAAAAGTTTGCTGGGAAAAAGGGAATGCAAGATATTCAAAACATGATGAAACAGATGGGTAGCGGAGGCATGCCGCCAATTCGGTGA
- a CDS encoding phospholipase D-like domain-containing protein: MRFLIILFLGLSLYAQSLYLLPFEAKAAKTELLQKIDHANHEIAVAIYSFTHKTIAKHLKNAAKRGVHVLIIADEEQNRNNPYSQIGCLQKYKNIEVFTLKGRYNKKREYYGKMHMKLAIIDNKWLIFGSANWSYSAFGKNYETLYFVKDYAMAKKAKKMFARMLRKAKPY, from the coding sequence ATGCGTTTTTTGATCATTCTGTTTTTGGGTCTGTCGCTCTATGCTCAATCGCTCTATCTTCTTCCTTTCGAAGCAAAAGCAGCCAAGACAGAACTCTTACAAAAAATTGATCATGCCAATCATGAAATTGCCGTCGCTATATACAGTTTTACGCACAAAACCATAGCTAAACATCTCAAAAATGCCGCTAAGCGAGGCGTACATGTTCTTATCATTGCCGATGAAGAACAAAACAGAAACAACCCCTATTCTCAAATAGGCTGTCTGCAAAAATATAAAAATATCGAGGTATTTACATTGAAAGGCAGATATAACAAAAAAAGAGAATATTACGGAAAGATGCATATGAAGCTTGCCATCATAGATAATAAATGGCTCATATTTGGTTCAGCCAACTGGAGCTATTCCGCATTTGGAAAAAATTATGAGACACTCTATTTTGTGAAAGATTATGCCATGGCAAAAAAAGCCAAGAAGATGTTTGCGAGAATGCTTCGCAAAGCGAAGCCCTATTGA
- the rpsP gene encoding 30S ribosomal protein S16 — MVVIRLARFGRKKRPFYRIVVTDSRKRRDSGWIESIGYYNPLTDPVTVKIDEERLNYWLGVGAKMSERVKKLSGK, encoded by the coding sequence ATGGTAGTTATTAGACTAGCTCGTTTTGGAAGAAAAAAACGACCTTTTTACAGAATCGTTGTAACAGACAGCAGAAAAAGACGAGACAGTGGCTGGATCGAAAGTATCGGGTATTACAATCCATTGACAGATCCTGTAACTGTAAAAATCGATGAAGAGAGACTCAACTATTGGCTTGGCGTAGGTGCCAAAATGAGTGAACGGGTTAAAAAACTTTCTGGAAAGTAA
- the rplS gene encoding 50S ribosomal protein L19 encodes MRNRYIEHFEKAQLEQKSVPEFKAGDTVRVAVEIKEGDKTRIQNFEGVCIAIRGEGTGKTFTVRKIGANNIGVERIFPLYSDSIKDIKVVRRGRVRRSKLYYLRERKGKAARIKELR; translated from the coding sequence ATGAGAAATAGATATATCGAGCATTTCGAGAAAGCTCAGCTTGAGCAAAAGAGCGTACCTGAATTCAAAGCGGGTGACACAGTACGAGTAGCGGTAGAGATCAAAGAGGGTGACAAGACAAGAATCCAGAACTTTGAAGGCGTTTGTATCGCGATTCGAGGAGAAGGAACAGGAAAAACATTCACTGTTCGAAAAATTGGAGCGAACAATATCGGCGTTGAGAGAATTTTTCCTCTGTACAGCGATAGTATCAAAGATATCAAAGTTGTTCGAAGAGGACGTGTTCGAAGAAGCAAACTCTACTATTTGCGAGAAAGAAAAGGAAAAGCGGCTCGAATCAAAGAACTTCGCTAA
- the rimM gene encoding ribosome maturation factor RimM (Essential for efficient processing of 16S rRNA), which translates to MKKLTVARLGRTVGLHGDMKLHILTDFPEQFQKGSTFESDRGSLTIESVNPARGTVKFQGIDSVDEAKKYTNAYLYSDEETTKKNFSLNEDEYFWFDVLGCDVFEEEKKLGKVVDIQRLPAGDYLVVQTDRALVDINKAKTFLIPFLDRFIENVDIDQKRIDTKGAQDILEAS; encoded by the coding sequence GTGAAAAAACTCACGGTTGCACGACTGGGAAGAACCGTTGGCCTCCATGGTGATATGAAACTCCATATATTGACCGATTTTCCTGAACAGTTTCAAAAAGGTTCCACTTTTGAAAGTGATCGGGGCTCTTTAACGATTGAATCTGTCAATCCCGCTCGAGGTACCGTAAAATTTCAAGGTATTGACTCGGTCGATGAAGCAAAAAAATATACCAACGCCTATCTTTACAGTGACGAAGAGACAACGAAAAAAAATTTTTCTCTGAATGAAGATGAATACTTCTGGTTTGATGTTTTAGGATGTGATGTGTTTGAAGAGGAAAAAAAGCTTGGTAAAGTAGTTGATATCCAAAGACTGCCTGCAGGAGATTATCTCGTTGTTCAGACGGATAGAGCATTGGTAGATATAAATAAAGCAAAAACTTTTTTAATACCCTTTTTAGATAGGTTCATTGAAAATGTAGATATCGATCAAAAAAGGATCGATACCAAAGGTGCTCAGGATATTTTAGAAGCTTCATGA
- the argS gene encoding arginine--tRNA ligase: MKKRVQSELSKLSDKSIILEKPRDRQFGHYATPIAFSLAKELRKSPMQIADELAKSFESSSIFEKVEPIKGYVNFKLSEPFLDEYATWALKNESEFGKDEQGESILLEFVSANPTGPLHIGHARGAVLGEALARLGKHLGNEIVKEYYINDAGNQIYLLGLSIYLAAKEELGQDVQWPQEYYRGDYIKDLAKEAIEEFGKEAFTDEALIEKLSEWGKEKMMELIVSNLAAVDIEFDHFVSEKALYEKWDEVFAILKEHDAVYEKDGKVWLKSSEYGDEKDRVVVREDGRPTYLAGDIIYHYDKFKRGFDRYINIWGADHHGYIARVKAAIKFLGFDPDKLEVLLAQMVSLLKGGEPYKMSKRAGNFILMSEVVEEIGADALKFMFLSKKADTHLEFDVDMLKKEDASNPVYYINYAHARINSVLEKAGKSAEEVIDTSLTDLNEDAKDLLFEALILPEIIEDAFAKRELQRLTDYLKALAAQFHSFYNKHKVIGSEYEDRYLKLFLVVALSIRVGLRLLGIEAKKRM; the protein is encoded by the coding sequence TTGAAAAAAAGAGTTCAGTCAGAACTGTCTAAATTGAGTGATAAGAGTATTATCCTTGAAAAGCCACGAGACAGGCAGTTTGGACACTATGCAACGCCGATCGCTTTTTCTTTAGCCAAAGAGCTTCGAAAGTCTCCTATGCAGATTGCTGACGAATTGGCCAAATCCTTTGAAAGTAGTTCCATCTTTGAGAAAGTGGAGCCGATCAAGGGGTATGTCAATTTCAAATTGAGTGAACCCTTTTTAGATGAGTATGCAACATGGGCGCTTAAAAATGAATCGGAATTTGGCAAAGATGAGCAGGGAGAATCGATTCTGCTCGAATTTGTCAGTGCAAATCCAACGGGACCTTTGCATATAGGTCATGCCAGAGGTGCGGTTCTTGGAGAAGCCCTTGCAAGATTGGGAAAACATCTTGGCAATGAGATTGTCAAAGAGTACTATATCAATGACGCCGGTAATCAGATCTATCTTCTTGGTCTTTCAATCTATCTTGCCGCCAAAGAGGAGCTGGGTCAAGATGTGCAGTGGCCCCAGGAGTACTATAGGGGTGACTACATCAAGGATTTGGCAAAAGAGGCGATTGAAGAGTTTGGCAAAGAGGCTTTCACTGACGAAGCTTTGATAGAAAAGCTCAGTGAATGGGGCAAAGAGAAGATGATGGAACTGATCGTCTCCAACTTGGCTGCTGTCGATATTGAATTTGACCACTTTGTAAGTGAGAAAGCGTTGTATGAGAAGTGGGATGAAGTGTTTGCTATACTCAAAGAGCATGATGCCGTGTATGAAAAGGATGGCAAAGTATGGCTCAAGTCGAGCGAGTATGGAGATGAAAAAGATAGAGTTGTCGTGCGTGAAGATGGCAGGCCAACCTATCTAGCCGGAGATATCATCTATCACTATGACAAATTCAAACGGGGCTTTGATCGCTATATCAATATTTGGGGAGCAGATCATCACGGATATATCGCAAGAGTAAAAGCGGCTATAAAATTTTTGGGATTTGATCCTGACAAGTTGGAAGTATTGCTGGCGCAGATGGTCTCTTTGCTTAAAGGTGGAGAGCCATATAAGATGAGCAAGCGTGCCGGAAACTTTATCCTGATGAGTGAAGTAGTGGAAGAGATTGGGGCGGATGCCTTGAAATTTATGTTTTTAAGCAAAAAGGCCGATACCCATCTGGAGTTTGATGTGGATATGCTCAAAAAAGAGGATGCATCCAATCCTGTCTACTACATCAATTACGCTCATGCGAGAATCAATTCTGTTTTGGAAAAAGCCGGGAAAAGTGCAGAGGAAGTGATCGATACATCTTTGACAGATCTCAATGAGGATGCAAAAGATCTTTTGTTCGAAGCGTTGATTTTGCCAGAAATCATTGAAGATGCCTTTGCAAAGAGGGAGCTGCAACGTCTAACCGATTACCTCAAAGCTCTTGCAGCCCAATTTCACAGTTTTTACAACAAGCATAAAGTGATCGGTTCAGAATATGAAGATCGCTATCTCAAACTCTTTTTGGTGGTGGCTCTTTCCATACGGGTCGGATTGAGACTGCTTGGAATCGAAGCGAAAAAAAGGATGTAG
- the waaA gene encoding lipid IV(A) 3-deoxy-D-manno-octulosonic acid transferase translates to MALFCAMFAYIYTFITIILYLLALPFLLFLQFKDKYHRSIPARFFLRSNPPFSKKAVHFHSCSYGETKALEPLVREFDKANISVITQTGFEAAKSYTNADVRYLPFEPLLWFWLKSMPALVVMEAELWYLLFYLSKKRDAVTFLINARISERSFPKYKRFAWFYKKIFENIDYVYAQSDEDAQRLRQLGAKHIEILGNIKLLQKPKVTKNFTKQKPVVVAASTHDPEEEIIATEWVMHLKDKTTLVVVPRHPERFEEVDELLEHIAKREGLAYHRFSENPTLTGDIVLVDTLGELVNIYAVSDLVILGGSFVQGIGGHNPLEPAFFHKPIISGPYFHNHIQSYSYVDGIKIVEPNDLGDALKQNWEPTAVNAKIDLKPLVERIKSVV, encoded by the coding sequence TTGGCTCTTTTTTGTGCAATGTTTGCTTATATCTATACGTTCATTACTATCATCCTTTATCTTCTTGCATTGCCATTTTTACTTTTTTTACAGTTCAAAGATAAATACCACCGCTCCATTCCAGCTCGCTTTTTTTTAAGAAGTAATCCCCCTTTTTCCAAAAAAGCAGTCCATTTTCATTCATGTAGCTATGGTGAGACAAAAGCATTGGAGCCTTTGGTACGAGAGTTTGACAAAGCAAATATCAGCGTCATTACGCAAACAGGATTTGAAGCAGCAAAGAGTTATACAAATGCAGATGTCAGATATCTCCCTTTTGAACCGCTACTTTGGTTTTGGCTCAAATCGATGCCGGCACTTGTAGTGATGGAGGCAGAGCTTTGGTATCTGCTTTTTTATCTCAGTAAGAAAAGAGATGCAGTAACATTCTTGATCAACGCCAGAATCAGTGAGCGAAGTTTTCCCAAATACAAGCGATTTGCCTGGTTTTATAAAAAGATTTTTGAAAATATTGACTATGTGTATGCGCAAAGTGATGAAGATGCTCAAAGATTACGTCAACTTGGAGCAAAACATATTGAGATACTTGGAAATATCAAACTGTTGCAAAAACCGAAAGTGACGAAAAACTTTACCAAGCAAAAGCCAGTTGTTGTTGCAGCAAGTACACACGATCCGGAAGAGGAGATTATTGCAACTGAGTGGGTGATGCATCTTAAAGACAAAACGACATTGGTAGTTGTTCCTAGACATCCGGAGCGTTTTGAAGAGGTGGATGAGCTGCTTGAACATATCGCAAAAAGAGAGGGACTTGCATATCACAGATTCAGTGAAAATCCAACATTGACGGGGGATATAGTACTAGTAGATACTCTGGGAGAACTTGTCAATATCTATGCAGTGAGTGATTTAGTTATCCTTGGAGGCAGTTTCGTTCAAGGCATTGGAGGGCACAATCCACTGGAGCCTGCCTTTTTTCATAAACCTATCATTAGCGGTCCCTATTTCCACAACCATATCCAAAGTTACAGTTATGTTGACGGTATAAAAATTGTTGAGCCAAACGATCTGGGAGATGCTTTAAAGCAGAACTGGGAGCCTACAGCGGTCAATGCAAAAATAGATCTGAAGCCTCTTGTGGAAAGGATCAAAAGTGTGGTATAA